A single window of Synechococcus sp. CBW1004 DNA harbors:
- a CDS encoding magnesium and cobalt transport protein CorA, with amino-acid sequence MAAGSPTVLRSTPGALSSRLLEERPANLPGQLFVHGGRQPSRFCAVLFEPQGPRLLQLETPACVQRLVGSGQPIWLRVMGLSDGDRIRAMLEPLEVPPVLLPPTLEVPQRPRVDCLGDALLVVLHRLGFARDPLHLLSAQVGFLLLPHRLITFEEAPSGEAFPQLTEWLAQQRGCGDDHDLDDILHYLVDEVLDALFPMLEHISNRLDDLEEAVLRDPRPGQLSRAFSHRSNLRTIRSQVWPLRHQIRVLLRQRQQLLGPEALSGFQDMGELVELLFDSTELLRHQCDAITQAYAASVGNRMNQVMKTLAILTSIFAPLTFIAGIYGMNFEHMPELRWRYGYALVVLIMLIVALLQAWLLARRGWFEDWTTPR; translated from the coding sequence TTGGCTGCCGGCTCCCCCACCGTGCTGCGATCGACACCTGGTGCTCTGAGCTCGCGCCTGCTGGAGGAGCGGCCCGCGAATCTTCCCGGCCAGCTGTTCGTCCATGGCGGCCGTCAGCCCAGCCGCTTCTGTGCGGTGCTGTTCGAACCCCAGGGGCCCAGGCTGCTGCAGCTCGAGACCCCTGCCTGCGTGCAGCGTCTGGTCGGCTCCGGACAGCCGATCTGGCTGCGGGTGATGGGGCTCTCCGATGGAGACCGCATCCGCGCCATGCTCGAGCCTCTGGAGGTGCCGCCGGTGCTGTTGCCACCGACGCTGGAGGTGCCACAGCGTCCCCGGGTCGATTGCCTGGGGGATGCGCTGCTGGTGGTGCTGCATCGCCTCGGTTTTGCCAGGGATCCCCTGCATCTGCTCAGCGCCCAGGTGGGATTTCTGCTGTTGCCGCACCGGCTGATCACCTTTGAGGAGGCTCCCTCCGGTGAGGCCTTCCCCCAGCTGACCGAATGGCTGGCGCAGCAGAGGGGCTGCGGTGATGATCACGATCTCGATGACATCCTCCACTATCTGGTGGACGAAGTGCTCGATGCCCTCTTCCCGATGCTGGAGCACATCTCGAACCGGCTGGATGATCTGGAGGAGGCTGTCCTGCGGGATCCCAGGCCGGGGCAGCTCAGCCGCGCCTTCAGCCATCGCAGCAACCTGCGCACCATCCGTTCCCAGGTGTGGCCGCTGCGCCATCAGATCCGGGTCCTGTTGCGGCAGCGCCAGCAGCTGCTGGGCCCGGAGGCCCTGAGCGGCTTCCAGGACATGGGCGAACTGGTGGAACTGCTGTTTGACAGCACCGAACTGTTGCGTCATCAGTGCGATGCGATCACGCAGGCCTATGCGGCGAGTGTCGGCAATCGTATGAACCAGGTGATGAAAACCCTGGCCATCCTCACCAGCATCTTCGCGCCGTTGACCTTCATCGCCGGCATCTACGGCATGAACTTTGAGCACATGCCCGAGCTGCGCTGGCGCTACGGCTATGCCCTCGTGGTTCTGATCATGCTGATCGTGGCCCTCCTGCAGGCGTGGCTGCTGGCGCGTCGCGGTTGGTTTGAGGACTGGACCACACCGCGCTGA
- a CDS encoding IS5 family transposase produces MYRREHRHQLSFEDFFLPFGGKLSGDNRWIKLAELIPWDELEDDYAAQFCKGFGAPAKPFRMALGALIIKARLGLTDEELVEQIKENPYLQFFIGLEVFQYSAPFDPSMMVYFRKRLPEAVVNDCNERIVRHGLKVIRSSDTEGPGDDNGSGGGSTSPADQPQPCSQKQPNQGSLLIDATCAPVDIRHPTDLSLLNEAREVTEILIDAMHPKVRESFGHKPRTHRKQARQQFLAVAKKKKPRISKIRKAIKQQLGHLKRNLASVDALIACGGCLLAAGRHIYRKLLVISELVRQQTILYHADSRSIPDRIVSLCQAHIRPIVRGKARCNVEFGAKISISVTGEGFTFLDRLSYAPYNEGEDLKGQAISYRRRHGHYPKVICADQIYRTRSNRAFCQRHGIRLSGPRLGRPKNDPELVAAEKQQFIDDQRQRNAVEGKIGQGKRRFGLGLIREKLAVTQGSTIALNVLVMNLEKLLELLFVLFASWLQVLLCNQPGKGSPFVCVSTHLSPT; encoded by the coding sequence ATGTATCGGCGCGAGCATCGTCATCAGCTCTCGTTCGAAGACTTCTTTCTGCCTTTCGGCGGCAAACTCTCTGGTGACAATCGCTGGATCAAGCTGGCTGAGCTGATTCCGTGGGATGAACTGGAGGACGACTACGCGGCGCAATTCTGCAAGGGCTTTGGAGCACCGGCAAAACCCTTTCGCATGGCACTGGGTGCTTTGATCATCAAGGCCCGTCTCGGGCTCACGGATGAAGAACTGGTCGAGCAGATCAAAGAAAATCCATACCTGCAGTTCTTCATCGGCCTGGAAGTATTCCAGTATTCGGCGCCGTTTGATCCATCAATGATGGTCTATTTCCGCAAGCGCCTACCGGAAGCCGTTGTGAATGACTGCAACGAACGGATTGTGCGTCATGGCCTGAAAGTGATTCGCTCATCTGATACCGAGGGCCCAGGCGATGACAATGGCAGTGGTGGTGGATCGACCAGTCCTGCAGACCAGCCACAACCATGCTCGCAGAAGCAGCCGAATCAGGGTTCACTTTTGATCGATGCCACCTGTGCGCCTGTAGATATCCGTCATCCAACAGACCTATCACTGCTCAATGAAGCGAGGGAGGTAACTGAGATCCTGATTGATGCAATGCATCCCAAGGTCAGAGAAAGCTTTGGCCATAAGCCGCGTACGCACCGCAAACAGGCAAGGCAGCAGTTTCTTGCAGTGGCCAAAAAAAAGAAGCCAAGGATCAGCAAGATCCGCAAAGCGATCAAGCAGCAGCTTGGTCACCTCAAGCGGAATCTGGCAAGCGTTGACGCCCTGATCGCTTGTGGTGGCTGCCTTCTGGCCGCCGGACGGCATATCTACCGGAAGTTGCTGGTGATCAGTGAGCTGGTCCGCCAGCAGACCATTCTCTATCACGCAGACAGCAGAAGCATCCCAGATCGCATCGTCAGCCTCTGCCAGGCACATATCAGGCCGATTGTCCGCGGGAAAGCTCGTTGCAATGTTGAGTTCGGAGCCAAGATCTCAATCTCTGTCACCGGCGAGGGATTCACCTTCCTCGATCGCCTGAGTTATGCCCCCTACAACGAAGGAGAAGACCTCAAGGGTCAAGCGATTTCCTATCGGCGTCGCCATGGTCACTATCCGAAGGTGATTTGTGCTGACCAGATCTACCGCACAAGATCGAACCGTGCTTTCTGCCAGCGCCATGGAATCCGTTTGAGTGGCCCGCGACTTGGACGGCCGAAGAACGATCCTGAATTGGTGGCTGCCGAGAAGCAGCAGTTCATCGATGACCAGCGCCAAAGGAATGCCGTTGAAGGCAAGATCGGCCAAGGCAAGCGTCGTTTTGGGCTGGGCCTGATACGTGAGAAGCTTGCTGTGACACAGGGTTCAACCATTGCACTGAATGTTCTGGTGATGAACCTCGAGAAGCTGCTGGAGCTTCTTTTTGTTCTTTTTGCGTCCTGGCTGCAAGTTCTCCTTTGCAATCAACCAGGCAAGGGGTCACCATTCGTGTGTGTGAGCACTCATCTCAGCCCCACATGA
- a CDS encoding long-chain fatty aldehyde decarbonylase, which yields MASRPDYGSASYGDAFSRINALVIVGEAMADRHFRRLAALLPQDREELRRLGAMEGRHAAGFVGCGRHLGVTPDLALARRLLAPLQQQFDACESEGDVVGCLTLQCLIIECFAVAAYRCYLPVADPYAAPITAAVLQDEDEHLGYGEQWLRQRLEAVREPLERCCRQAVPAALSLLQALQADLEAIAIAPLELIAEFVVCFQEALEAIGYMGLPE from the coding sequence GTGGCGTCGCGTCCGGATTACGGCAGTGCCAGCTACGGGGATGCCTTCAGCCGCATCAATGCCCTGGTGATCGTCGGCGAGGCGATGGCCGATCGCCACTTCCGCCGCCTCGCCGCTCTGCTGCCCCAGGACCGGGAGGAACTGCGGCGTCTGGGGGCGATGGAGGGCCGCCACGCAGCCGGCTTCGTCGGCTGCGGCCGCCACCTGGGGGTGACGCCTGATCTGGCCCTGGCCCGCCGCCTGCTGGCACCGCTGCAGCAGCAGTTCGACGCCTGTGAATCCGAAGGCGATGTGGTGGGCTGTCTGACGCTGCAGTGCCTGATCATCGAGTGCTTCGCGGTGGCGGCCTACCGCTGCTACCTGCCGGTCGCTGATCCCTATGCCGCGCCGATCACCGCGGCGGTGCTGCAGGACGAAGATGAGCATCTGGGCTATGGCGAGCAGTGGCTGCGCCAGCGCCTGGAGGCAGTGCGCGAGCCGCTGGAGCGCTGCTGCAGGCAGGCGGTGCCGGCGGCCCTGTCGCTGCTGCAGGCCCTGCAGGCCGACCTCGAGGCGATCGCGATCGCACCGCTGGAGCTGATCGCTGAATTCGTCGTCTGCTTTCAGGAGGCTCTCGAGGCGATCGGCTACATGGGGCTTCCTGAATAA
- a CDS encoding PstS family phosphate ABC transporter substrate-binding protein, giving the protein MALAILERARSGVASRAVVVAGVVFALAPAGSAQQSAPAIRLGGSSTVHPILAEAVRDFRRANPAEARTPIQLSEEGTSGGFRRFCQGQLLIAGASRPINSAELKACRSKGVAFIELPIAFDAITVAVNPRNTWARLITTRELARLWGRQAQGRIMRWNQVNIDWPDRPLRLCAPGRDSGTYDLFNKAISGAVDNARQDVVSSEDDGVLVKCVASDPNAIGYFGYSYYATNRDKLRALTVVGTKGPVAPSARSVQNETYLPLSRPLFLYVNDQALLRNQTGRRFLKWTLRNGLRLSEKVGLIPLPSSTYRLAETKLYRRVLGSAFGGDLAVGQGVSQTLRRSLESLKRPEFR; this is encoded by the coding sequence ATGGCCCTTGCGATCCTGGAGCGGGCTCGGTCGGGTGTCGCGTCGAGAGCTGTTGTCGTTGCCGGCGTTGTGTTCGCCCTGGCCCCGGCCGGCAGCGCCCAGCAGAGTGCCCCGGCGATCCGTCTCGGTGGCTCCAGCACCGTGCATCCGATCCTGGCCGAGGCGGTCCGCGACTTCCGGCGGGCGAATCCCGCTGAGGCCCGCACCCCCATCCAGCTCAGTGAGGAGGGGACAAGTGGTGGCTTCCGGCGCTTCTGTCAGGGCCAGCTGCTGATCGCGGGTGCCTCCCGGCCGATCAACAGCGCCGAGCTCAAGGCCTGTCGCTCGAAGGGGGTGGCGTTCATCGAGCTGCCGATCGCCTTCGATGCCATCACCGTGGCGGTCAACCCCCGCAACACCTGGGCGCGCCTGATCACGACCCGTGAGTTGGCGCGCCTGTGGGGTCGCCAGGCCCAGGGGCGGATCATGCGCTGGAATCAGGTGAACATCGACTGGCCGGATCGTCCCCTGCGCCTCTGTGCGCCTGGGCGCGACTCCGGGACCTACGACTTGTTCAACAAGGCGATCAGCGGTGCTGTGGATAATGCCCGCCAGGATGTGGTCAGTAGTGAGGATGATGGGGTGCTGGTCAAATGTGTGGCTTCCGATCCCAATGCCATCGGCTATTTCGGCTACAGCTACTACGCCACCAACCGCGACAAGTTGCGTGCCCTCACCGTCGTCGGAACCAAGGGCCCTGTCGCTCCTTCCGCGCGGTCGGTTCAGAATGAAACCTATCTGCCGCTGTCACGGCCGCTCTTTCTCTATGTCAATGATCAGGCTCTCCTGCGCAACCAGACTGGTCGTCGCTTCCTGAAATGGACCCTGCGCAATGGCCTGCGTCTCAGTGAGAAGGTGGGCCTGATTCCGCTGCCCTCCAGCACCTATCGCCTCGCTGAGACCAAGCTCTACCGCCGTGTGCTCGGCAGTGCCTTCGGTGGTGATCTGGCGGTGGGTCAGGGCGTCAGTCAGACCCTGCGCCGCAGTCTCGAGAGCCTGAAACGACCGGAGTTCCGTTGA